The nucleotide window gtgtTTCATGATGACCCCACTGAAGGCTACAGTCCTctctctgtgcaaaaatgtatttaaaagttgatctgaagctaatatgaagcttcagtcgtccaattGAGTcgaatcaagtcttctatgtttcaacgttacagtgtttttagtgccaaagtctttttgttactatacttcaaccacagctcaacagggaaacacaaagagggaatttgaagatatatgtatgtaaatgtggcagatatccacttgatatgactaactcagagcAGATTTGAAGATCTTTTGAAAGTATTTTTCCCACTGCTTCAGGCAAACATGGGTTCCTCATATTTCCACGATATgtaaattaatcaatcaatagaCCTCAGAACTTTGCTTGAGTTTTGTGATTGATCACTTCAGTCACATTAGCTCATAAGTGCAGATGTATTTAGAAAGTAGGAAATGCATTGTCTTGTGATGGCCCTCAAGTAAAATTAGAATTACTGATTGCAAAAGCCACATGTAGACAAACAACTACTCAGTTATAGTAATGACAGAAAATGCAATTTGTTTTCTCTCCCAAAGGCTATGgttgttttaatttgtctttttttttctccatcagaCCATTCGCATACGGACGGTTCGGGGGCCGCAGTATAAATGTCAGTCTGGGATGAAGTTTTATGGAAGTTTGGAGCAGAAGTTTATCCTCATCGACTGCCGAACAGTTTTGTATGGGACATACAGGTGAGAAAGTAActcagtacatttactcaagtactgcatTTAAggacagttttgaggtacttgtacttcactttagtatttccatgtgatactactttatacttctactccactacatttatttgacagctttagttacttttcagatgaagatttgacacaatggataatataacatgCTTttgaaatacaacacattgttaaagatgaaacctttttgtcttttgacgtcttacaaaaagcagtgtgcagtcgggctcacatttcagatgttgttgagttgttaacagctcagtgatttttccctctaaacttatcgcatggtttaatttcaataaatgttcaaatgatccaatatttcagcaaaaatcaaagattagagaactaactgtatataaagtagtgtaaactagctaactgtatataaagtagtgtaaactagctaactgtatataaagtaatgtaaactagctaactgtatataaagtagtgtaaactagctccacctccagcagctacaacagtaacatgctgctctaacactgatgcttcactattaataatctaatgatgtcataataataatatatcagtcagaggaccaaaccactacttttactgtaatactgcatactacatcactcataatactgcagtacttttactgtaatactgcatactacatcactcataatactgcagtacttttactgtaatactgcatactacatcgctcataatactgcagtacttttactgtaatactgcatactacatcactcataatactgcagtacttttactgtaatactgcatactacatcactcataatactgcagtacttttactgtaatactgcatactacatcactcataatactgcagtacttttactgtaatactgcatactacatcactcataatactgcagtacttttactgtaatactgcatactacatcactcataatactgcagtacttttactgtaatactgcatactacatcactcataatactgcagtacttttactgtaatactgcatgctacatcactcataatactgcagtacttttactgtaataggatttttcatgcactTAAATTGCAGTATTTTTACGTTGTTGTATTGTTACTTAAGTTAAGGATCTGAGTACTGAACCGCACTATTAAATCACAATAGGGGTCAACGTGAATCTGACTGAGCTGTCACACACAATAAATCTGGTGTTTCCCTACTTGTATTAAGTGAATTTGTGtctctgacatttaaaaaaattgtagtAAACGTCTGACTGAAATAACTAGTAAGATAAGTACAACTGACCCACTGATGGACATCTGGTTTTTTATCAGTTTACAATGTATAGAGTTTTTGGTCCTGCAACTAAAATCTGATAGTGTGCAAGAAcatctgaaaatgaaataaaaactagaaaagTGATGTGTTTGGTGGTAATTGTAaactttgatcatgtttaattttaaatataatgatttaaaGATAATAATTATACATGCTTACATCAAATTGATTTACATAAGCTTAAATATGTCTAAACCCTGTCACTGCATCCCTGTTACCTGTCTCATGACTGTTTACCTCCATTTTCCTGTCCAGTTACACATGGTCGTATGAGAAGATCAGACTGAGCATGGTCCTGGTGATCACGGGTCAGCTGGCTTGCTCTTACGATGAGGAGTTTCGACGACTGTATGCTCGCTCCATAGTGCCTACACTTCTGTCCACATCTGGCCAGGAGATGAGAGACAACCTGGGCATGCTCAGCTCCAGCCAGCACTCCCTCCACCAAATGCACATGAGACCCAGAGCAATGAGTGGCTTGAAAAGTATTCACGAAGACAGGTTTGTCAGCAAGTTGACCAGGGGCATGAGCATGCAGGACAGGCTGAATCAGTCTCACTGCTACGACATGGGGAATATGGTGAGGGGACACAGTTATGGAGGAGACCTGCATAGGTTGCAATCTCTGACCCGGCTGAGGAAGGGAACCAAGGACAATAGTTTTGCTGATAGATTTGCTTCTAACTTGAATATTAACAGCTTGTCACAGCAGCACCTTAGACACCAGGTTCTCTATGGTTCAGATCAGAATGTGATACCGTTCTGCTCTGAGACGTCCCTCAACAAGTGGAAAATCGATTCATACCTTAATGACAGTGATGCACCTCAAAATGCACCATCTGATGTGCTGTCCCCTTTGACATCCCCATACAGCAGTTACACAGGCTTAAATGAGCATCAGTCACAGCTGATTCACAGCAGGTCAAGGGACGTTAAGTCCAGGTTGGAGGAAATTAGGCACAATAGACTCAGTCAGCATGACAGCATCAACCTCAGGCATAGCCAAGAGTCTGTGAGATCCATGTATTCCACTATCGAAAGACCTAAATTAATGTCTTCATTAAGAAGTCTTGACATGAGGCAGAGCATGGGAGACTTAGATCCATACACAAAAGACAGCCACAGCTTTGCACCAGCCAACCACAGAAACAATGAGCCAAAAATGGGAGCTCATCTCAGTGAAGTGCACCGCTCTGTATCTCACTATGACATCACAACAGCTCTAGATCAAAAGACGCACGACTGGCATGAGCCTCTTCACAGGACGACCTCAGTAGCAAATCTAGATATGAAACTCAATGAACCAACGCTTAAGCATTCTCCGCACCCAAGAGCAATGGACTCTTTGTTTGAAATCCCTGAAGAGAAGGACGCTTCAAATGCACATCTCAACTTGGTGAACTCTGTTAAATCAAGCATTCCTCCAGAATCTCACTATCAAGCTGTACACAGAGAAAGTGACAGTTCTGTAGGTTACAGTTCAGGCTTCACTGCTCAAAGAGAAGACATCAAATCAGTATCCAACGAGACAGTAACTGATCCAAGTATCTCAGCAACCGCAGGATATCAGCATGTTGCGGACTCTAATGGTCCTAAAGAACAGCAGCAAGAGGAAAACCCGCTCACCAGGAAGAATTCCCTAAGGTTGAAAGTATATTCGCTGCTTAAgtcagaagaaaagaaagcatcCAAAAAGGAGGAGAAGTCATTGCAAAGAAAGTCCTCATTGAAATCAGAGGATGCGTCAGGATCAAACCAATCCCTCAGGTCAGACAACTCAACATCTGCTGCagaccaaacaaaaaaaggtcaaTCGCCGACCACCTCCAGGCAGAATGtgcaaacagagacagaaaaacataaatctacattcTCCTTTAACAGGTTGTCTCCTCAGCGTTCAAGCAAGAAAAAGAACACTGCATCAAACACTGCAGAGGAGCAGGACCTGGGTTCGAGAAGCACTCTAAATGAGGAGACACCAACCGTCTATGCACCCAGGAGAGAGAAAGTCTACAGTCGATTTGAGTATTTAATGAACACCGATAGTAGTCCTGCCGACAAATCAACAAGGACTACAAGCATGCATACCTCAGACAGAGACAGTAACCCTTACCTGAACAGGAGTAACTCCGGCTACTCGATATATCAGACACAAAGCAGCAGTGACCAAAACAGATTGGGGCGATTCATGCAGCGAGTAGGAAATTTTATAGGCAAGCGTtgaaggaagaggagcaggCCACCTGAATGAAGGCAAAGTTAATGGAAAGTCCTTGAATTGTTCCTTGATTTATTCTGGATgccacacagagacacagatgcTGTATGTGCCACCCCCCCCTAGTATGcttcatttttctgttgatgATATTGATAATGTGACCAAGATCTTGATAAGGAAGATATTTATTACATAGGTGCCAAAATAAAAGATGTGATGTATCAGGCATCttctaaataaatatgtgtgtataccGTTGAACTGGATGTTACAGGATAGTTGATTTTATGTGATAATACCAGTATGTCAAGGTGTTTACAGACAACCCTGTTGCCtagaaataaatgtttcattaacaTTGTAATGCTGGCTGAATGACGTTTTCTCttaacataatgagaaaatgttgcaAAAATATTTATACTGACCATATTTGAGAAATGTTCAGTAAccacatatttcatttgtttttttatgccaAAATATCTGATCTTGCAGTAAAATATCTGCTAGTAGAAACTACagaaatttaacattttttatggttatgtttaagCATTGGAAGCTTAGGGATTCATTAGGGATTCAAATGTAAGCAAAACCACAATCTATTACGtactttaaaggataaggctgctgattttctatatttttcttgttctcaataaatctcatgtgcaTAGCCTAACCAACAATCAACTAATGTACTGACCAGTATTCTGTGTGTaaacctgatatatcttattacctccgttgttgtccaaaaactattaaaaacacatcagaaagCGACAGTGTTGTAATtagtgacatgttccttcattatgaagagtttggtcatgttagATTGTTTTGAAAAAGCTCCAAAGATTAATAACACAATCATGTTTTCGGTCACTGGAGTAGTTCAAAGCATCTGCATGCCCGTGGTTCTGTTAACAGTAATTGTACAGTGTGGTACAAAGGCAAGAGGTTgttctctggagactgaaaacatgatgttattagtctttggagacatttctaaacaaactaacatgaccaaactcttcataataaaAAAGCATGTCACCCAGTGAAGCAGTCTGGCTCATTGATgggtttttaatagtttttggacaacagtggagGTCCACAGGACAGGAATTAGATAAATCAGGCTTCAGATACAAACACAGTACTTATAAAAagatcagtttattgttggtttgactctgcacatgagatctgctgacaataaaaaatatagctTTAACCAAAGTGTTTATatagtgtttaattaattagagaaaaaaaacattgtgagGCATCAATCATGTTTGCCAACGCAATGTAATTGTGTATTGTATATAAGTATATGTAAAAAATAGCAGAGAAAAAATATGCCTTTATgttgaatgtgtttattattttttaattcttagcCCAGCTACTTTTGTAAGATATACCTTTTCTAATAAGCAGTGATTTTCTCTCTGATGTCTCTGTGATGATTTTGACATGGCTCAGCCATCCTGATATTCATGTATGAAGCATGTCGctgtttaataaaacaaaagagagtTCAACCACCCTGACTAAAGGGAAATGTAGCTTTCAAACCAACGATTTTAGCAGGACTAATGAGGTTTAATGTGACTTATTGACTTTATGGTCAATTTTCAGCTAAACTACTTTCTACTGAAGAAAAAGTAGCTTGTATGAACTCTTGAGTCTGCAGATTGTCCAGagtaacacacatttattagTACAATATGGGGGAAAGTAAGTGTTTTTTCATGAATCCATATTTTCATATGTGACTATTCACACATTTACAAGACATTAAGTTTAAgttaaattttaatttaagtgtCAGTTCACTCAATATGAAAATACATAATCAAATACAATAATCTTGATTTGTTTTCagctgtggagtttttgaccattTCGCATGGTGCTCATAAGCAGATGTTTTACCAGTTGTGGGATTATTAATGCTCAAAATATTTTCTAAGCACTTTAGGGGCTTTACATCTGTGTCCTCAAAGTgctgacaaaatgtaaatttgataTGACTATatgtgatataataataaaatgtgaattgTTTCAACAAATACATCTACAGACTTTCACATCTGAAATATACACTGTAAATGTAAGCCTACATACAAAAAactctttaaatattaaaggaGAACTATGTAATATTTTACCagaattttatttaataatttactaAAACTGATAATAGAATGTGAAGACTGTGGGGACTGTGCTTCCTGGTGATATTCTGCCCCCAGTTGTTTGATGCAGGTGGCCAAATTTTACATAATGCACCTTTTAAAGAAGTCTTGTTTCCCAAAAGCACTTAATCACAAGCAGAATTTTActtgtgtgaatttgtgacgacaGGGAGGGTTTAGCAGGCAAACTTTTAAACTGAGGTTcaatgaattaaaattaaaggACTCTGAAAGAATACAGGAAAACACTAGCACCACCAAGAGGTTCAAATGGTCATTACACACCAGAAAATAAAATGGCTGGATAGATTCTAACTGGACAAACACAcgtcctttatttttcttataggCTGAATGTACTTACGGACTCTTATGTTCAGACAAGTGTAGCGACTGTCAGTATTGTTCTTGAAAGTAATTAACTGAAAATTCACACGGCAACAACAAAATTGCACAACACTGCTTTGCACATGAGGGTTGATTTGtacctttattttgaaatgactACAGTCTGTGTAATGATAGTAATAAGGCTTCAACatgatatataaaataaaaaggcttttgtattcaaaaaggtgtttttcaggcttttgtttgtttggcagGAGGAAGTGGCTTTTCACATTCTATGGAACAAATAGGATTTCTAGATGAAATACTCCAGGCACTTGTTCCTCTCATCGTCCAGTTCTTGGGTTTCaatctcaaactttttcatagCAATGAAATACTGAACAAACGGCTCTCCGAGGGTGCTGCGGATTACGTGATCCTCTGCCAATGCCTCCAGAGCGTCGTCGAGCTTCACAGGAATGGCAAACTCCTTCTGCTGAGTGGGGGCTTTGGTCAGACCGCTCTCCACACTCAGGTTGCGTCTGATACCGTCCAGTCCTGCTGCCACTGTAGCCGCCAGCACAACGTAAGGGTTGGCCATGGCTGAGCCCAGCTTGTTGTCAATGTGAGTCTCCCTCCCGCCGTGGCATTTGATGTTGAAGGAGCTGCTGTTATCATTGCAGCCGCAGGTGGCATACAGCATCCGTTTGGGGTCTTTGATCGTCTTAGCGATGTGGTTCCGGCAGCCCAAGCCGGGCGACATCAGGCAGCTCAGGGCAGCAGAGTGGGTGAGGAGCCCTGCCAGCCATTTCCTGCCAATATCAGACATCTCACCTGCCTTCTCTCCACTGTGGAACAGACTACGGCGCCCATTGGCATCCCACAGGCTGTGAGCGAGCACCCCGGCGTTGTACAGACCATCGTCGGTGAAGAAGCTGGCGATGTAGCTGTATTTACGCGCCATTTCTTTGATGCCGGTGCGGAAGGTGAAGGCGCTATCTGCGGCTGCAATCCCAAATTCTGGCCTCAGGATGATCTCCATTTGTCCTGGCCCACTGGCAGAGGCGATGCTATCAATATCAGCACCCATGCAGTACATGCTGTCCACCAGCTGCTGGAAGAAGGGGAGGTCGTGGTTGCTCAGCAAGGTGGTGGCGGGGAAGAGCAGGGTTTTTGGTCCAATCCGGTCTGGTGTCCCCAGGACACAGCATTCATAGGTGAAGGAGGAGTGCAGGGAGAACCCCATGCTTTGGAGCTGACCGAGGAGCTGCTTGGCGATGAGGCGAGGTGAAGTGCGAAGGGGGCTTCCTGTCACTGTACAAGGGTCGCAGATGACCCGCGCTGTCTGCTCAGCCCAGGGTAGGACCCTGAAGGTCGACAGATCAGGGATCAGAAGTACATCGCTGCTGAAGTTGGCAGTGCTGGCGTGGTCCACTTCGTTGCTCTTAGGGCTCAGGGTCAGCTCCAAGTAGCTTCTTGGCATCGGTATACCATATACCGCTTTCTCCTGCAGGtgtaacatttacataaaaggAATAgcttaacattttaaaaacatatatttatattttgctaaATGAGAAGACTGTTACCACTGTCTGAGAGTGACactgatcttctcatctaaggCTTGgtaagaaaacatgaaaaaaaaaaaaaatccccaaaattacTATTTCAAACTTTTTGTCCTGCAAAACTCAAATGATCCAATTCTGTtttattcaaacaaacaaacatacaacaatccatggatggatggatggatggatggatggctggatggatggatggctggatggatggatggatggatggatggatggatggatggatggatggatggatggatggatggatggaaggatggaaggacggaaggatggatggatggatggatggatggatggatggaaggatggatggatggaaggatggaaggatggaaggatggaaggataggtaggtaggtaggtaggtaggtaggtaggtaggtaggtaggtaggtaggtagggatggatggatggatggatggatggatggatggatagatggatagatagatagatagatagatagatagatagatagatagatagatagatagatagatagatagatagatagatagatagatagatagatagatagatagatagatagtaggATGGAGGTGATTACATGGAAGAAGCGGACAGGCACTGTCTTGGACCTGGACACCCCATGGAGGTCGGTGGCCTCGAAGCGGACGAAGTTGATATTTTCTCGGGCAATCTGCTGCTTTATCTGCTCCATGGCTGAAATGAACCTCTGATTTCCAGAGCTCTCAACACTCTCGTTATCGCTGTCTGTGGAAAAAAGTTTGAAAGTTTGAAATATCTGCAAAAACATACCATTGAAAAATCTGATTTCAAAACAATAATCATCCAattttgacaaaaaagaaattTCCAGTGGTGTCAATTCACTCCTTTattcaataaaacaatcaatactGAAATTGAATCTCATctgagaacaacaacaaaattccCAACAAATATATGTGtagaagtaaaaaaacaacaacacaaaaacagttAAATCTAAGTTAAAACAGGAACTACACAGAGACAAATCTGCTGTGCTGGAGTTTTGTGAGTCAGCATCTTTTGACAGGTTGTCCTCCAAGAAGAAGAGTTATCGCTGAGTCAGTTAAACTTTGTAAAAGTTTATTAATATCAAGGATAAATTTCACCAAAGCGTCACCAACCTGTATGAGAAGCTCCAGTCTCGCCCCAGGAGCCGccgcttgcatgtgtgtgtgtcctaacTCCAGGCTGCCTATTTGTGTTGGCATCAGCTCTGACTGAGCTGGATGAATCATTGCTGGAAGGTAGCTGAATAGATGTGCTCTCTCTGGACCTGGGCCCCCTTCTGGAAGCGTCAGAGTTGGGTTTGAAGGTGCTGAACGCCCTGTGTGGGTTTCCATCGTCCTGCCGTCCATCAGGTcggccaccaccaccaccaccgccgctGCTCCCATGGAGGTATGTATAAGGACTCCCCGGTTTCCCATCATCTCTTCCCTGGATGTTGAGCCAACGACTGTCCCTCAAGATGGTCTTCAGCTCCTCCATGGTCTGCCTGGGGACGCCCTTCTCCCTGCTCCAGTCCTCGCCAACAGCAGGTTTGTCCATCCTGGGGTCGTCAACTCGCTCTGGAGACTTGTGAGGCAGGGGGCCGATCGAGATCACAGTTGGGGTGTCTGGAGGTATGGGGATGCTGGGGGGTGGATGAACAATGGATGGCCCCTCTCTGCCGCTCCAGTCCACAGGAGGTGCATATCTCCCTGTCACCCTGACTCCTTTCCTGTTTCCCAGGCTCATCCCTGTGCCGTCTATTTGGTCTTTGCTTCTACTCTGGCCCTCCTGGAAAATACACAATATGTATGACACCAAAATGGTAAGAGATGGTCAAGTGTGCATGAAAAGAAACTATATCTGAAATTATAGAGAATAAAAATAAGGCACaaagaaaatcaaattaaaatacaagctgagtaaaacaatatatttgacGCCAACGCTGCTGTATCCACTCACAGTTTTGTGCTGAAACAAAACTCAAATCGAAAAGTTAGACGTGGAATTGTTACCTTGAAATCTTCAGAGtcattcatttctttgtttGAACTCTTTCATGAACTGTGATTAGGAATTTGATAGCCCTCATGTGAAGGCAGAGCCTAACTCGCACATTAATTTTTATACACAATTGGTACAATGGTGACAGATTAGAAAATTCTTTTTGCCCCCAACACCCAGAGGCACCCGGCTGGAAACTGGCATCCACCGGCCGCTGGTAGACACTGAACCACTGCTGCTTTGAGCTCATTGGCTGCCAGCGAGGACCATTCAGAGTCGCTTTTGTCTCATTGCAAAGTGAAACTGCAGAGCTCAGCAgccctgtttgtgtttccagaAAGATATAGGAGCAAAAGTATTTATTCCAGagagatgaaaacacacaactaCAACAACCAGACAATGGCTGTTGTTATTGTTGGTCTCTGCATTAAACAGCTGCCATCTGGGTGAAATCGCTCTCTAATCTGCAAATTGTTTCTTAAAGGAGAAGCtcaaacaaaaatatttgaaggcagaatttagttttttctgcATAAATTTCAGTTCATGCTTAAGTATTTCTATAATTGTACAAATAAGACGGTACCTTCTTAGAAAAGTCATGTTATAACAGGATTTGTGTCTGGTTGACGAAAACAATCCAAGGAtcaatttcactttttaagCCAACATGGATACGATGTCCTTAAAATGCTCAGGGAAAACCaaaatttgaacatcttcacactttaaaaaaaatcttcctctGTTAATGAAGGTCAAGaattaacttttaaaatcaGGTTTATGTGTTGAAATGAATGGCTTTATTATTagttaattaatcattaatcaatgCTTTATTGaagcataataaacattaaataagttATATTTTAGGTTTGTTGTTATTTGGGTTAACCTCCtccaaccctttttttttttttttttttttacataacttTGTCTTTTCATCCAAGTTGATGGGTTATTAGAAAGAAACACGTGTTATTCAATGGTGAAAAATCATGGGTTTCTCTTATAGTTGGCCTTATAATAGGCTTCTTGAAGTGTCTGCCTAATAATTTAAAGGACTTGAGAGAAAGACCAATCAGGTTATGCTGGAGGAGGATAAAAACCAGACAGAGGGATtgataacatatatatatatacatataacattttataggTCGGAGCTGTCTGAAAATCTATCTAATATCTTAAAACTTGTTCTGGAAATAACTAATAATTCGGTTCAAATTAGAGGAGCTTAAGCccatttaaaatcaaataatattaattaattgactttttattgAGAACTTTATTCTCTCATATAAGTTGATTTGTGTGCTTGTTTGCATATGCAGCTGACCTCTAGGTTATGTATCTAACATAtgtaattatttgatttaattcaaACTGTCTCTATTTACCTAAAATTAGTAACACATTACAAGGTTCTTTGCAGGAAACTTctcagcagggttttttttttaaaaatacatcagaaatGACAGACCTGTAAATAAAATCATTGTTTACAAACCCAAACTTCATTGATGaatgatttattaaacattaattaaGCCGTTACAACTTATAAACACTTTAAGTTTGTATTATTAGAAAAACCTACCAACATAATTATGGTTTTCAAATTGCTTAAATGCTTTTATACATACTGTACTATTTAGCAATGATACAATTACTACTGTGGTTACTACTTCTGCATCTGTTGCTACTCCTAATAGTGTTGATATACctctagtactactactactactactactactatgattatacctctactactactgctactactactactactactactactactatgattatacctctactactactattactactactactactattacatTTATACTACAACTATTACTATGATTATACctctagtactactactactactactactactatgattatacctctactactactgctactactactactactactactactactatgattactactactactactactactactatgattatacctctactactactactactactactactactactactactactatgattactactactactactactactgttactatgATTAtacctctactactactactactactactactactactactactactactactactactatgattatacctctactactactactactactactatgattatacctctactactactactactactactactactactatgattactactactactactactactgttactatgATTAtacctctactactactactactactactactactactactactactactatgattactactactactactactactactactgttactatgATTAtacctctactactactactgctgctactactactactactatgattactactgctactactactactatgattatacctctactactactgctactactactactactactactactactatgattactactactactactactactactatgattatacctctactactactactactactactactactactactatgattactactactactactactactactatgattactactactactactactactgttactatgATTAtacctctactactactactgctgctactactactactactatgattactactgctactactgctactactatgATTATACctctagtactactactactactactactactactacatttaTACTACAACTATTACTATGATTATacctctactactactatgattactactactactactatgattatacctctactactactgctactactactactactatgattactactactactactatgattaTACctctagtactactactactactactactactacatttaTACTACAACTATTACTATGATTATACctttactactactgctactactactactactactactatgattatacctctactactactattactactactactactattacatTTATACTACAACTATTACTATGATTATACctctagtactactactactactactactatgattatacctctactactactgctactactactactactactactactactatgattactactactactactactactactatgattatacctctactactactactactactactactactactactactactatga belongs to Scomber scombrus chromosome 2, fScoSco1.1, whole genome shotgun sequence and includes:
- the lgsn gene encoding lengsin yields the protein MNDSEDFKEGQSRSKDQIDGTGMSLGNRKGVRVTGRYAPPVDWSGREGPSIVHPPPSIPIPPDTPTVISIGPLPHKSPERVDDPRMDKPAVGEDWSREKGVPRQTMEELKTILRDSRWLNIQGRDDGKPGSPYTYLHGSSGGGGGGGRPDGRQDDGNPHRAFSTFKPNSDASRRGPRSRESTSIQLPSSNDSSSSVRADANTNRQPGVRTHTHASGGSWGETGASHTDSDNESVESSGNQRFISAMEQIKQQIARENINFVRFEATDLHGVSRSKTVPVRFFHEKAVYGIPMPRSYLELTLSPKSNEVDHASTANFSSDVLLIPDLSTFRVLPWAEQTARVICDPCTVTGSPLRTSPRLIAKQLLGQLQSMGFSLHSSFTYECCVLGTPDRIGPKTLLFPATTLLSNHDLPFFQQLVDSMYCMGADIDSIASASGPGQMEIILRPEFGIAAADSAFTFRTGIKEMARKYSYIASFFTDDGLYNAGVLAHSLWDANGRRSLFHSGEKAGEMSDIGRKWLAGLLTHSAALSCLMSPGLGCRNHIAKTIKDPKRMLYATCGCNDNSSSFNIKCHGGRETHIDNKLGSAMANPYVVLAATVAAGLDGIRRNLSVESGLTKAPTQQKEFAIPVKLDDALEALAEDHVIRSTLGEPFVQYFIAMKKFEIETQELDDERNKCLEYFI
- the LOC133986965 gene encoding protein FAM83B-like, encoding MESNRSGLSLNHDDNPIYVQPHYKESYRLAIYALLKGGKEAYDEFLRAEQIGQFLSKEEISFILENAELPVVEENSMETNVTEEVNPSTYFPLESDEEVPDLDLGWPEVMLEGTDTNISMLFHPPRQNTPTIKEVIRKQIQEARQMIAIAMDIFTDVDIFKELVNAACKGVVVYILLDDFQFESFYNMSQRLGVNIEDIKTIRIRTVRGPQYKCQSGMKFYGSLEQKFILIDCRTVLYGTYSYTWSYEKIRLSMVLVITGQLACSYDEEFRRLYARSIVPTLLSTSGQEMRDNLGMLSSSQHSLHQMHMRPRAMSGLKSIHEDRFVSKLTRGMSMQDRLNQSHCYDMGNMVRGHSYGGDLHRLQSLTRLRKGTKDNSFADRFASNLNINSLSQQHLRHQVLYGSDQNVIPFCSETSLNKWKIDSYLNDSDAPQNAPSDVLSPLTSPYSSYTGLNEHQSQLIHSRSRDVKSRLEEIRHNRLSQHDSINLRHSQESVRSMYSTIERPKLMSSLRSLDMRQSMGDLDPYTKDSHSFAPANHRNNEPKMGAHLSEVHRSVSHYDITTALDQKTHDWHEPLHRTTSVANLDMKLNEPTLKHSPHPRAMDSLFEIPEEKDASNAHLNLVNSVKSSIPPESHYQAVHRESDSSVGYSSGFTAQREDIKSVSNETVTDPSISATAGYQHVADSNGPKEQQQEENPLTRKNSLRLKVYSLLKSEEKKASKKEEKSLQRKSSLKSEDASGSNQSLRSDNSTSAADQTKKGQSPTTSRQNVQTETEKHKSTFSFNRLSPQRSSKKKNTASNTAEEQDLGSRSTLNEETPTVYAPRREKVYSRFEYLMNTDSSPADKSTRTTSMHTSDRDSNPYLNRSNSGYSIYQTQSSSDQNRLGRFMQRVGNFIGKR